CCCATTTGACTTCGTTCGAGATGCCGGCCTTGCCCAGTTGGCGGGCGGCCCAGGTCACCATGACTTCCTCGGGCCAGGGGTGCATGATCTTGACGCCGAAACCGCCGCCGACATCGGGGGCGATGCAGTGCACCTTGTTCATGGCCATGCCGAGTCGCGCAGCGACAGCAGCGCGGACCGAGGTCGAGGTTTGCGTCGACGACCAGAAGGTCAGGGTTTCCTCGTCACTGTCCCACCGTGCGTAGACGCCCTTGCCCTCCATCGGCATCGACGCCGATCGCTCTACCTCGAGGTTCAGCGTGATCCGGTGCGGCGCGCGCGCCAATTCTGCATCGATGTCACCGAAACCGTGGTGTAGGTGCGCGGCGACGTTGTCCGGCACATCGGCGTGGACCTGTCGGTCGGCGCGGCGAGCTGTATCGATTCCCACCACCGGATCGAGGATCTCGTACGTGACGTCGATCTTCGCGCAGGCATCCTCGGCGACATACCGATTGCGTGCCACCACCATGACGATCGCCTCACCGACGTGATTGACCTCGTCTTTGGCCAACGGAAAGCCGTTGCGGGGAGCGATGATTGCGGGGTGGGGGATAAGCAGCGGGAGCCCTTCGGCCATCGCTTCGGAATCCTCGGCCAAATCCTCGTACGTGTAGACCGCATGGACACCGGGCATTTCCAGCGCGGCGTCGACGTCGATGTCGGTGATCCGCGCATGGGCGTGCGGTGAGCGAACGAACGCGGCGATCAACGCCCCGTGCCCCAGATCGTCGAGATATTTGCCTTTACCGCTGAGCAACCGAGTGTCCTCGGAACGGGCCAATGGCTGGCCGAACAGGGGAGCGGTGCTGTTGGACGTCTTGGCTGCGGTCTTGCTTGCGACGCTCATGCTCTTCCTGCCCGTCCGCCGACAGGATTGGTCTTGCCCCGTACTTTGCCTTCGAGCGCGGCCCGGCTCGACTCGTCGTCTTTACCGAGAGGGAACTCGCCCGCCCGCTCGCGCTTGATCTCGGCAGCTCGCAATACCGAGGCCTTGATGTTCTGGTAGCCGGTGCACCGACAAATGTTGCCGGCAATCGCCTCGGTGGCTTCTTCCTGCGTCGGGGCGTCGTTCTCCTCGAGAAAAGCCGCGATGGTGGTGACGAAGCCCGGGGTGCAGAATCCGCACTGGAGTCCGTGGCAGTCCATGAACGCTTGCTGCACGGGATGCAAGGTGCCGTCCGGCTCGACGAGGCCCTCCACGGTGGTGACGGACTGTCCTTCGAGACTGGCGGCGAGCATCAAGCAGGCACGAACAGGCTTGCCGTCCAACAAGATCGTGCATGCGCCACAGACTCCGTGTTCGCATCCCACGTGGGTCCCGGTCTGCCGAAGATTGTGTCGGATGGCGTCCGAAGCGATGGTTCGTGCGGGGACGATGATCGTCTGCTTCGTACCGTTGAGGGTGAACGACACGACCACGTGTTGTTCGCCGGTCTCGGCCATCAAATCGGAAAGCTGTGTTTCGACATCTCGGTTTGTCATCGTTATTTCTCTCCGGCGTCGACACGTAGCGTCGACGGCCTGGTTGCCAAAGAAAGTGCTCCATCACGGGCGGCCGCCATGACCACCCTCGCAGTCAACGCTGCGACGAGCTGGGAGCGATACCGCGCAGTGGCATGAATATCGGCCTCGGTTTCGACGCGCTTGCGCGCGGCCTCCGACAGCACGTTCCACAAAGGATCCCGGTCGTCGGACACCGATGCGCCGCCGATGACGTCGGTATAGTCGATCACTTCGCCGAATTCACCGGCAGAGACATAGGTGACGCGAGCGTTCGTCACCACGCCGTCTTCGACCTCGACGCGTGCTGCAACACCGACGAGCGCGTAATCGCCATGTCTACGGGCGATTTCGTCGATCGCCGTTCCAACGCCCCTTCGGGCCGCCGGCACGGTTGCACTGATCGCTATCTCGTCTGGTTCGAGGGAAGACTCCAGCGGCCCCAGGAACAGATCACGAGCGGCGATATCGCGACGCCCCCGCACCGACTGCACGGTCACCGAACCGTCGAGCAGGACCAGTACCGCAGGAACTTCCGCCGACGGGTCGGCGTGGACGATCGATCCCACGGTGGTTCCGCGATTTCTGATCGTCGCGTGCGCGACCAACTGCAGCGTGCGGCCGAGCAGTGGTTGCACGTCGTTGGCTCCGGGGTTCGAAGCCAACGACGCGTGCGTTGCCAGCGCCTGAAAGGTCACACCTGATTCTGCGGATGCGGTGATGGAGTCGAGCCGATCGATCCCGGTGATGTCGACGAGAGTTCCAGGCGCAGCCAAACGCATCGACAGCATCGGAATAAGCGATTGCCCACCTGCGAGGACCTTGCCATCGACCCCCGCAAGGACCTCGCACGCTTCCTCGATCGACCGAGGCCGATGATATTTCAGTGGCGAAGGTTTCATAGTCCGATCCTGCCTGCCTGTGCTGATAAGTGTCTCGTCTAAAAGTGACAAAGGCCACTGCGTGAAGTTGCAATCGCTCGCTACCGCACCGGATCGAGGGTGTCGACCTCTCCGTTGTCGCCGGCATCTCTGGTGCGTCGTGGTCCCATAGCGTCTCCCAGTGTGCGCTGCTCAGGGCCGGTTCCGTCAGGGGCAGAGGTGTTGCCGGGGCGCATATGTTGGGGAGCGATACGTGCACACAGGTGGTAGAGGGCGATCACGACGATGGTGCCCAGCGAGATCCCGGACAGCGAGAACGAGTCGGTGAAGACCAGGGCGGTATCACCGATGGCAAGAATCAGGCCGGCTGCGACGGGCATCATGTTCAATGGATTGCCGAAGTCGACACCGTTCTCCTTCCAGATCTTGGCGCCGAGCAGGCCGATCATTCCGTAGAGGACCACGGTGATTCCGCCCAACACACCGCCCGGTGTTGCCGAGATGATGGCGCCGAACTTCGGCGAGAAGCCCAGGATCATCGCGATGATGCCTGCCGCGGTGTAAGCAGCTGTCGAGTACACCTTCGTTGCCGCCATGACACCGATGTTCTCGGCGTAGGTGGTCGTGGGCGAGCCTCCGACCGCGCTGGCCATGACTGTGGCGATACCGTCGGCGGCCAGTGCCCGGCCCATCAGTGGGTCGAGATCGTCGCCGGTCATTTCTGCGACGGCTTTGACGTGCCCGGCGTTTTCCGCGATGAGTGCGATGACACCCGGGAGCACGAGGATGATGAACGCCAGAGAGAACGAGGGCGCATGGATACCTACGATGCCGTTGGCCTCATCGGAGAACGGCGGTAGGCCGAACCACTGTGAGGACTCGACGCCTGCCCAGCTGACGCGGAAGTGTTCGGTCACCGCGCCTGCGGTGGCGTCGTACGAGGTGATCGGTCCCAGTGCGAGGTCGAGAATCCAGGACAGTGCGTATCCGAATATCAGCGACAGCAGAATGGCGATGCGTCCAAGGAACCCCCGGAGTGCAACGCTCATGACGATCAGTACGAACATCACGATCAGTGCGACCCACTGGTCCTGTGGCCAGTAGAGACTCGCTACCACCGGTGCGAGGTTGAATCCGATCAACATCACCACCGCGCCCGTGACGACCGGGGGCAGTATCTTGACCACCACCCCGCCGCCCATGAAGTGAATAGCGACACCGATGACCGCCAACACCAACCCGGACACCAGGATTGCGCCGGTGACCTCCGCTGATGTTCCGCCCTGTGCTCGAATTGCTGCGACGCCACCGACGAAGACCGCCGAGGTTCCCAGATAGCTGGGGATCCTTCCCTTGACTACCAGCAGGAAGAAGATCGTGCAGAACCCCGACATGAGAATGGCGAGTTGTGGATTGAGGCCCATGATGATCGGAAAGACGAAAGTTGCCCCGAACATGGAGACGACGTGTTGTCCTCCGAGGCTGACAGTGCGCCCCCAGTTCAACCGCTCGTTCGGTGCGACGACTTCGCCCGGAAGGATATTCTTTCCGTCCCCGTGAATCTTCCAGATCGGCATTGTGAAGCCTTTCTTTTTCGTTGTAGTCGCAGCAGTTTCACGAATTGAGGTGCGTTTCTATATCGCTATAGAAAAAGAACGGTATTGCTGTCTTGCGGAACCACCATGAGCGTAATCTGCCAATATTTCGATTGGATGACCGTCACATGTGCTGATCGATACCGCGCATTGCCATTATCTTGAGAGCCAAAGACAGGTCCAAACGTAAATCAGGGCGTTCGGTGAAAGGACCCAGTATTTTCTCGAGCTTGACGACGCGATATCTCAGAGTGTTGTAGTGGAAGTGCAGATTTCGGGCAGTTTCGGCGATATTGATATTGGTGGCGAGCAACATTTCGAGTGTCTTTCGCATATCTCGTGCTTCCACTGTCTGCTCGGTCAGTTCGTGCAGAGTTTCTTTGGTGAACGAGGTGAGTTCATCGTCGTTCTCGACCAAGCTGAGTAGACGAAATACGCCCAGATCGTCGAATGTGGTGACAGCCCAGGTCCCGTATATCTGGCGGCCTACTTTCAGTGCGGTTCGGGCTTGACCGTAAATCCCCGGAATGCCTTCCACCGAAGTGCAGGAGCGTGAGATACCGACGGCGAAGGGCTGTCGGCCGCCTCCGCCGTCGCCGCGCACACTGTCGATGATGTCGCGGATCGCGTTCACCGTGTTCGGCCCGGCCCCCATCATGATGACGGTTTCGGTACCGAGCGCTGCAATCGCAGCGTGTGGATCGCGCTGCGCGAGCGCACCCGAGAATGCCATCATCTGCCGGTCGACGAGCGGCATGCGGTCGGGTGCTTGCCGCGTGGCATCGACTCCGGGGGCGGGTTCGATGACGACGACGACCACAGGTCTGCCGATGTTCCAGCCGAAGCGTTGCGCATGCGCCACCGCGTGTGGATGTTCCCCACCCCGGCCCAGCAGGAGATCACGTAAGAAATTGGCGCGGTGCTTTTCTTCTATCGTCGACAGCGCGAGGTCACGGGTCACGGCGAGTGCGAACACCGCGGCCGCCGCGTCGACCACGTGCAGATCCTGCGTCGAGAGCGTCCGATGTCGACTGAAGGCGGCGACCCGTCCGTGGTCGATGCCGTTCGCCGAGATCGCGCACACCGCGATCGCACCCTCGTCCGTGGTGCGCAACCCCAAGCCGCCATCTGTCGAATCTGTCTTCAACCTTCCGGTGGCATCGAGCGCCGAGCTGCGGCAGAGCGCCCTAACCTCCTCATCGGCGCCGGCCGTCGCCAACCTTCTTCCGTCCGAGGTGGTCGTCAAGACTGCGACATCGAGCTCCGCGGCTGCCGCCGACGCAAGCTCGGCTACACCGCCTCCGGCAACCATCTTCGCCACCAACACCCTTCGCAGCCGCTCCGACCGGTACATCGCCCGCACCTGCTGCTTCGCCCGATCGCGCACGCCTCGCACCAGTACGTGATCGAGTGCGAACGATTCCGACACGGCGATCAACGGCAAGTGAAGTTCATCGGCAACGGCGCGGGTGTCGTCGTCGATCGTGGTGATGTCCTCGTCGAAGTGGATGACGATGCCGGCGACCCCGGCAGAATGCGCGGCCGACACGAAGGAAGAAAGCGGCTCGGTGGACTGAGCGAGTGCAAATCCTGTTGTGAGAACCAGGTCTTGCGCACCGATCCAGAACCGGATGCTTTCGGGGTTCTCGATGAGGTTGAGGCGATCGACGACCCGGCCGAGACCCTCGCGCCCAGCCAGCACC
This region of Rhodococcus sp. PAMC28707 genomic DNA includes:
- a CDS encoding solute carrier family 23 protein, which encodes MPIWKIHGDGKNILPGEVVAPNERLNWGRTVSLGGQHVVSMFGATFVFPIIMGLNPQLAILMSGFCTIFFLLVVKGRIPSYLGTSAVFVGGVAAIRAQGGTSAEVTGAILVSGLVLAVIGVAIHFMGGGVVVKILPPVVTGAVVMLIGFNLAPVVASLYWPQDQWVALIVMFVLIVMSVALRGFLGRIAILLSLIFGYALSWILDLALGPITSYDATAGAVTEHFRVSWAGVESSQWFGLPPFSDEANGIVGIHAPSFSLAFIILVLPGVIALIAENAGHVKAVAEMTGDDLDPLMGRALAADGIATVMASAVGGSPTTTYAENIGVMAATKVYSTAAYTAAGIIAMILGFSPKFGAIISATPGGVLGGITVVLYGMIGLLGAKIWKENGVDFGNPLNMMPVAAGLILAIGDTALVFTDSFSLSGISLGTIVVIALYHLCARIAPQHMRPGNTSAPDGTGPEQRTLGDAMGPRRTRDAGDNGEVDTLDPVR
- a CDS encoding (2Fe-2S)-binding protein, translated to MTNRDVETQLSDLMAETGEQHVVVSFTLNGTKQTIIVPARTIASDAIRHNLRQTGTHVGCEHGVCGACTILLDGKPVRACLMLAASLEGQSVTTVEGLVEPDGTLHPVQQAFMDCHGLQCGFCTPGFVTTIAAFLEENDAPTQEEATEAIAGNICRCTGYQNIKASVLRAAEIKRERAGEFPLGKDDESSRAALEGKVRGKTNPVGGRAGRA
- a CDS encoding FAD binding domain-containing protein; protein product: MKPSPLKYHRPRSIEEACEVLAGVDGKVLAGGQSLIPMLSMRLAAPGTLVDITGIDRLDSITASAESGVTFQALATHASLASNPGANDVQPLLGRTLQLVAHATIRNRGTTVGSIVHADPSAEVPAVLVLLDGSVTVQSVRGRRDIAARDLFLGPLESSLEPDEIAISATVPAARRGVGTAIDEIARRHGDYALVGVAARVEVEDGVVTNARVTYVSAGEFGEVIDYTDVIGGASVSDDRDPLWNVLSEAARKRVETEADIHATARYRSQLVAALTARVVMAAARDGALSLATRPSTLRVDAGEK
- a CDS encoding PucR family transcriptional regulator; translation: MTEGEAESTTVESILRTDFLSESVVLAGREGLGRVVDRLNLIENPESIRFWIGAQDLVLTTGFALAQSTEPLSSFVSAAHSAGVAGIVIHFDEDITTIDDDTRAVADELHLPLIAVSESFALDHVLVRGVRDRAKQQVRAMYRSERLRRVLVAKMVAGGGVAELASAAAAELDVAVLTTTSDGRRLATAGADEEVRALCRSSALDATGRLKTDSTDGGLGLRTTDEGAIAVCAISANGIDHGRVAAFSRHRTLSTQDLHVVDAAAAVFALAVTRDLALSTIEEKHRANFLRDLLLGRGGEHPHAVAHAQRFGWNIGRPVVVVVIEPAPGVDATRQAPDRMPLVDRQMMAFSGALAQRDPHAAIAALGTETVIMMGAGPNTVNAIRDIIDSVRGDGGGGRQPFAVGISRSCTSVEGIPGIYGQARTALKVGRQIYGTWAVTTFDDLGVFRLLSLVENDDELTSFTKETLHELTEQTVEARDMRKTLEMLLATNINIAETARNLHFHYNTLRYRVVKLEKILGPFTERPDLRLDLSLALKIMAMRGIDQHM